The following nucleotide sequence is from Salvia splendens isolate huo1 chromosome 2, SspV2, whole genome shotgun sequence.
GAAACTCACAAAGTACTTCAGCTGCAAAAATAAGTCGGAGAAATCTAAAATAAGAATGGGAAAAAAAAACACTGAGGGGAGATTGAGCTTTAGAATCCAATCTCAAAGAACCTAGAAAACTCTCAGCAATaaattataaagtaaaaaataagaTACAATCCTGCTAATGATCTGATAAGGATTGCAAAGAGTTATGGGAACTTGACTCAACAAATTAATCGATGGGTAAGTGCTGATGAGAAACAAATTCTAAGATATCTCCAGAGTTATAGTATGCGGGGGCAATTTTAATTAATCTATTAGAatttgataattaaaaaaaccacaggTGATAACTTAACAGAAACACAACAGGCATTGTTGATCGGTAATAAGGATCCAAGCATTGAGGGCTGACAGAGAGGGATAGAGCAAGCAAGAGAGAGGATTGGTAAGCATAATCCCCAGGTTCCCTCCCAGACATCCCCTCTCAATTTCCTCTCCCCGTTTTGAAGGAAAATAAGAATGCAGCAAAAAAAGAAATGGCCAAATGTAAAGGACTATTTTTCACATACTTCTTCAGTTCTTCTTCAAAACTCATCCAAGCataaatatacacaaactaaagCCAACTTACCAAAATAGCTTTGTCCTCTTCAGGGTCAAttgcatcttcttcttcatcttcatcaccaTGCAATAGTTGTGGTGAATATGATCCGGCTAGTTCTTCTTCGTCTGGGGCCTCCACTTCCGTTACAGGTGCCGGAGAGGCTGTAGCACCTGCATACTCCATAGCCTCCATATCTTGATCAGACTCCTGCTCATCAAGTTCTTGAGCTGGTTCTGTCTTCATATTTTCACCCTCAGATGGGGTCTCTAGGCGTTCCAAATGCCTGCGCAGCATACTTGTATGGATTTCCTTCAAACAAGCCTGTGATTCACAGTAAGATGTCAAGGCTAACTGAAATTTTACATGATTTCCCAAATACCAGAATCCcagtattaaaaaaatcaccTTTGCTTTGTAAATATGGAGTCGTTTAAGGATAGCTTCCCAGTATTCAACCACTTTTGCAGTCCCAGATCTCATTTGTGATTCAATCTGGGATTGCATGGCTTCTAATTCACTATAGGTTTTGCCCTGCAACAGACTTTTAACATCAGCTTCAATGCTCGTGTGCAATCCTCGTTCTTCACCTATCATCTCCGGAGGTAATTTCTCTCCTCGCACTCTTGCACGATCTAGTGCATCTTTTTTCCTGGCTTCAGCTAGTTCCCATTCAGAAACTACCGAAAGTGCCTGTTATCCATTTACACAAGGGTGTGAAAAATCCTGACTTTACATTCATAATATTTGAAAGAGGAAAAATAGATAGAATTAGAAAGCAATAGTACCTCCCAATATCCTACATGTGTAGGTGTCGCTCTGTCTAAATCAAGGTGCATCTTTATGTCATTATGAAGCTCTTCCATTTCTTTAACAGTCAAGCcctaaaaaacaaatattttttctGTCAAAACACCATAACTGCCAAGAGAAGGTCATAAACAATCTTCCCTTTAAAAGTGTACAATAAAAGTGTAGACGAGCTTTATAGAACATCAAAAGTATGACTTATGACAAGAAACAAAAACCTTTAGATATATTAGTACTAATCTTTACCTGGAAAACCATGTACGGCTCATTTATATCTATCTCAAAGTCATCAGAATGATCGAGATGTTTAGTGAGAATGTCAATCGGCTTCATACGACCTTCACGTAATCGAATCTCTGATCTGATTTTGCTTTGATCAAAATGAAACTGCaaacaaaaatattatgaaTCAGAATCTAGTTAAATcttgaaaaagaacaaaaggaaaTAACTGGAATGGAATTTAATGATTtgcctcttcttctttcttctcccAGTCTTGGAATTCAGCTCGTGCTCGCTCCCTAGCCAGTAAAGCCATCTCTTCCTCACGCTGGGCTTTCTCAATAGCcctttcttctcttctctttttaactttttcaatctcAGCCTACAAAAGAAGAGAACACATGCACAGTTTAATATGCAACTCTATCAAGGGTGTAAAGTGGTAGTAGCAAATTAAGAGTACACATGCATAGACTAAAATGAAACTCCATCAAGTAGTCACAAAATACGAGGGTATCAAGACTACAATATAAAGGGAATGTGGGACGTTTACAATTCCAGTTGGCCCAATTCCACTTATTCTAGTTCACTAAGTTTTCAAAACATATGAAAATAAACATTGAGCTTTTCAAAACATGTGAAATTCTGCGATTCTATGATTATACTAGAAATTGCAGCCAGGACACATTGTATGAACGTCAAGGACCTGGGAATCAAATgcatacaaaaagaaaaaacattTTTAACTTTGGGTTAAACGTGCAAGTGAACTTGTCAAAACTCAGAAGTTAGAGGGAAAAAGTATGGTAAAGTTCAATACAGCCATTCAGGGTACCATTATACCTAGAGGAAATATTTACATCCTCTTACAGATAATTAGTAAATGGCACATTGCCAAACAGAGAATTCCATTATTTTCTACCCTTTCTTTATGTTGTTTCTACTATGTATACAGTATTAGCTCACCTACAAAAATTAAGCAAACACTGAGTTAAAGGTACTCTATATGCCCTAAAGAACCAGACATATTAGAAGGTATTTTACTAACTACTACATCAAGACTTCAAAAAAAAGTACACATGAGTAAAGTAGCAACCGTACCTTTCTTTCCTTCTGCCTCTTCTTCTCTGATTTTAAAGAGAACTCATCAAGTGGCACACCCTGTGACACATCCTTCTCAATCTTCTTTCTCCACACAAATCtgaaattgaaataatttaaaattaaaattcaggATAACATTTAACCCATCTAACATTGCATCTTTCACTACTACGATAAGATCATATAAAATTTCAGGCTGTAAGTTATAAGTACAATTTCCCAAACTATATGGCAATATACATTGAACCCTAATTCCGAGGAGTTAAGTTATACAATCCATCAGCAGTACAACTATTGATGCTGCAAGGGTGAGACGGCGAGTTAAACTTGTTCCAGTTACTTCTATACTTAGCTTTTTAACTTTTAAGTATCCCTATGCATCACTGGAAGAAGCTTCATAACTAACTGAATCtatgaaattaataataaagCTCGGGACTCACTTTTCATTCAAATTTGAATCACCAAAAGGATTTGAATCATTGGAATAACCGGAAACGTCTTTGCTCTGCATCTTCAATTTCTTCGCAACTTTCATAGCCTGCATAGCCAGGAAATCAGAAGACAATAGCCTACACTACATACAAATAACTCAAAATCAAATTAGGGGAAAACGTACCTTCTTCTGAGCCTTCTTAGCGAGATACTCAGTAATCTCATCCTCGGTAATCTTACGCTTACTACTACTCTTTCTCTTAGATGGCTCGTCGGAATCGGAGTCGGAATCCCGCCGCCGCCTGCGCTTGGATTCGGACCCAGAACGGCGTCGTTTACCACTACGTCGGTCGGAATCGGATGGTGATTCCGACGAGGAATCGTCGGAGTGGCGTCGCCGCGGCATTCTTCAATTCGTAGGTGGAATTCGGAAGTCGTTCACGAAATACTTCGACTAAGTAAACGAGTAGTATCAAGAAAATTCTAATTGGATTGGAATTTAATTACCTTTATTTATTATGGGCAATTCCCATATTTATAGAGCTGTAATTACCTTTATTTATTGTGGGCTATTCCCATATTTATAAAGCTTTACTAATCCTTGTCTAAGGTATATAACTAATGGGTTCTAAACTTCTAATCGAATGGGCCCAACCTGCCCAACAAATATGCGAAttacattttcttttaaatGAGGTGCGGTgcgttagagcatccgcaatagcggacgtccacGCGGAATTCCCTCCGGCGTGtgggaattccgtggcggacgtccgtcattgcgcGTCccatgcacggatacggaattccgcgaaGGAATTCGCAGTTTCGCGATGTTCCGCGGAATttcgtgcggacgtccgccattgcgttgacgctCGCGGAATTCCGGTTTAAtgcattaattatttttttcggttcctatatatacatcccgttgaacttcatttcatttgcaccacttgtattaacaagtttctctctctctaaaaatacaTTTCTTGTGAATCAACAATGGAGCACCAAGACAACGATTCACCCGCCTCGAGCGAGTCACCGGCGCCCCATTTTCTCATCGGCGTGGATGTCGAGGGTAAGCACCAGCGGATCCGCCGAGACCCAATCGGCAGCACCCCcccccaaaacgatcccgagaacccctcattcACTCGCATCGCCtcacatgaaaccttgttacgtgcgatggttgaatggcgccaaGCGACCGACCCCCATTACAAGCGGAAGCTTAAGCCCCTCCTCGATAGTATGCGCCGCGATTTGGGGCTCGACGGGATGTCGGACGATGACGGCGAGGGGgtggcggcgacgacggcggcggcggcgagggGGCGGCAGCGGGGAAGGCGAGAGGACTGGCGACGatgaatccgaggagtgagaatCCGATTTTTATTTGTAGgtacttttttttttagtaattatgtactttttttaatgaagtgttttttttaaaaataaagtggttgcat
It contains:
- the LOC121759272 gene encoding cactin-like; its protein translation is MPRRRHSDDSSSESPSDSDRRSGKRRRSGSESKRRRRRDSDSDSDEPSKRKSSSKRKITEDEITEYLAKKAQKKAMKVAKKLKMQSKDVSGYSNDSNPFGDSNLNEKFVWRKKIEKDVSQGVPLDEFSLKSEKKRQKERKAEIEKVKKRREERAIEKAQREEEMALLARERARAEFQDWEKKEEEFHFDQSKIRSEIRLREGRMKPIDILTKHLDHSDDFEIDINEPYMVFQGLTVKEMEELHNDIKMHLDLDRATPTHVGYWEALSVVSEWELAEARKKDALDRARVRGEKLPPEMIGEERGLHTSIEADVKSLLQGKTYSELEAMQSQIESQMRSGTAKVVEYWEAILKRLHIYKAKACLKEIHTSMLRRHLERLETPSEGENMKTEPAQELDEQESDQDMEAMEYAGATASPAPVTEVEAPDEEELAGSYSPQLLHGDEDEEEDAIDPEEDKAILERKRIAVKEDRRIQEISSRQNPPEDNFERSAMKTMGAMEEGDVVFGSSDEINLDSQVYWWHDKYRPRKPKYFNRVHTGYEWNKYNQTHYDHDNPPPKIVQGYKFNIFYPDLVDKQKAPIYTIEKDGDSGETCIIRFHAGPPYEDIAFRIVNKEWEYSHKKGFKCTFERGILHVYFNFKRYRYRR